One Candidatus Paceibacterota bacterium genomic window carries:
- the ybeY gene encoding rRNA maturation RNase YbeY, whose amino-acid sequence MKILAEYLASHFSISTTLTSNPVVRRTTGFDYEAIKNAILGKHFECSLVLVGRKRSQTLNRTYRNKDKPTDVLSFTYSDTSGEIVICPEIARMKAPDFDRELDHFLVFLFIHGCFHLKGMEHGGRMEASEARIRHRFKV is encoded by the coding sequence ATGAAGATCCTTGCTGAATATTTGGCTTCTCATTTTTCCATCTCCACAACATTGACCTCAAACCCCGTCGTCCGCAGGACGACGGGGTTTGATTATGAAGCTATAAAGAATGCGATCCTCGGCAAACACTTTGAATGCTCACTTGTCCTTGTTGGACGAAAGCGATCACAGACACTCAACCGCACGTATCGCAACAAAGACAAGCCGACCGATGTGTTGAGTTTTACGTATTCAGACACAAGCGGCGAGATCGTTATCTGCCCGGAGATCGCCCGAATGAAAGCACCTGATTTTGATCGTGAACTGGATCACTTTTTAGTTTTTCTCTTTATCCACGGCTGTTTTCATTTGAAAGGAATGGAACACGGGGGTAGAATGGAAGCAAGCGAAGCTCGTATCCGCCACCGTTTTAAAGTGTAA
- a CDS encoding His/Gly/Thr/Pro-type tRNA ligase C-terminal domain-containing protein, translating to MAPFSSAPEERNMYDTPTIFPEPLPLLRQFDAPAEIAMYYGFAPIKAPTISRTDRTDSKRFHAYDRSLFLCAPEEKTSLLRFYHANKFHKCSYPLLLFYARNKSVSGVSSDGNIHLGLDVIGASHSVADALTIQTAYCILREEGYQNLIVDVNSIGDRESIQRFERALIQFYRDRIGDLPPKFHDILKNDVFDMLQFSNDEICQRLNEEAPKAISYLSDASRHHFMDVLEHLEELGVPYRIKNTLVGNRNISSQTVFSIREMDDDFEEKTAPLAMGTRYNRLSRKIRLGHDISAVGISLSYTPRNKTRRQRKTPLQPKHFFAHLGDVARQKSLALIDELRIARIPVYHSLVRDKIREQLARAEQLKLPYTIIMGQKEAMENVVIVRNAHTRAQETVPLDQLVSYLKRYTM from the coding sequence ATGGCACCATTTTCTTCAGCACCAGAGGAACGCAATATGTACGATACGCCGACTATATTTCCCGAGCCGCTTCCTCTCTTACGGCAGTTTGACGCACCGGCTGAGATCGCAATGTATTACGGATTTGCACCGATCAAAGCTCCTACCATATCTCGCACAGACCGAACTGATTCAAAGCGCTTTCACGCCTATGATCGCTCGCTCTTTTTATGCGCACCTGAAGAGAAGACTTCCCTCCTACGTTTTTATCACGCAAACAAATTTCATAAGTGCTCCTACCCTCTCCTCCTTTTTTATGCACGTAATAAAAGCGTTAGTGGCGTATCGAGCGACGGCAACATCCATCTTGGTCTCGATGTGATCGGTGCATCACACAGTGTTGCTGACGCACTTACGATCCAGACCGCGTACTGCATTTTGCGCGAGGAAGGTTATCAGAACTTGATCGTAGACGTGAACAGTATTGGCGATCGTGAATCGATCCAGCGGTTCGAACGAGCACTGATCCAATTTTATCGTGACCGTATTGGCGACCTGCCACCAAAATTCCACGATATTTTAAAAAATGATGTGTTCGATATGCTTCAGTTCTCGAATGACGAGATCTGCCAGCGGCTTAACGAGGAAGCGCCCAAAGCGATCAGTTATCTCAGCGACGCCAGCCGCCATCATTTTATGGATGTCCTTGAACACCTCGAGGAACTCGGCGTGCCGTATCGCATCAAGAACACCTTGGTAGGCAACCGAAACATCTCATCCCAAACCGTTTTTTCTATCCGAGAAATGGACGATGACTTCGAAGAAAAAACGGCACCGCTGGCAATGGGGACTCGCTACAACCGCCTCAGTCGAAAGATCCGCCTCGGCCACGACATCAGTGCCGTTGGCATCTCTCTCTCCTATACACCTCGAAATAAAACTCGCCGACAGAGAAAAACACCTTTGCAGCCAAAACACTTTTTCGCACACCTTGGTGATGTTGCCCGGCAAAAAAGTCTCGCGCTTATTGACGAATTGCGAATTGCCCGCATTCCGGTGTACCACTCTCTTGTCCGCGACAAGATCCGCGAACAGCTCGCTCGAGCAGAACAACTCAAACTGCCGTACACGATCATCATGGGTCAAAAGGAGGCAATGGAAAACGTTGTTATAGTCCGTAACGCCCACACTCGAGCCCAAGAAACCGTACCTCTAGACCAGCTGGTCAGTTATCTCAAGCGGTACACGATGTGA
- the lepB gene encoding signal peptidase I produces MSLEHPQTPPQPRSIASSFFIDVIRFAFIALIIVVPFRIFIAQPFIVNGQSMAPTFDTGEYLIVDQLSYQLNNPHRGDVIVFRSPEDRSTFFIKRIVGLPGETVEINRGDVIIHNAEHPNGILLDEPYVEHTKIDSLRTSLKNDEYFVLGDNRQASSDSRSWGPLERELIQGRPLIRLFPLQELNLLPGSYKQDQ; encoded by the coding sequence ATGAGCCTTGAACATCCCCAAACCCCTCCTCAGCCGCGCTCGATTGCCTCCTCATTTTTTATTGATGTTATTCGCTTTGCATTTATTGCACTGATCATTGTTGTACCGTTCAGGATCTTTATTGCCCAACCGTTCATTGTCAATGGTCAGTCAATGGCTCCGACATTTGATACCGGTGAGTATCTGATCGTTGACCAACTAAGTTATCAGCTCAATAATCCTCATCGTGGTGACGTGATCGTATTTCGTTCCCCTGAAGACAGGTCCACGTTCTTCATTAAGCGTATTGTCGGTCTGCCCGGAGAAACAGTGGAGATAAACCGGGGAGATGTCATCATACACAACGCTGAACACCCCAATGGAATTCTTCTTGATGAACCATACGTTGAACATACAAAAATAGACAGTCTCCGAACCTCTCTCAAGAACGATGAATACTTTGTTTTAGGAGATAACCGCCAGGCAAGTTCAGACTCTCGCAGCTGGGGACCGCTCGAACGCGAACTTATTCAAGGGCGACCGCTTATCCGCCTTTTTCCACTTCAAGAACTAAACCTGTTACCCGGAAGTTACAAGCAGGATCAATGA
- the pth gene encoding aminoacyl-tRNA hydrolase, protein MITHYIIGLGNPGEKYQDTPHNVGFHVLDELLNTWQGGSWKHDNVLSASIARFEFSNTLFVFIKPQTFMNRSGETLRALTKQVDPGDLIENMLVIHDDIDLPEGRIKITQRSGAGGHRGIESIAQVLGSNEFKRLKIGIAPLDENGEMRKPKGERAVSDYVLGQRPRFSKRVSEEIAPLTADAICVLVRDGVEKAMSLYNAQSEDRTEKQGEE, encoded by the coding sequence ATGATAACCCACTACATTATTGGTCTTGGCAATCCCGGTGAAAAATATCAGGACACACCTCACAACGTCGGCTTCCACGTGCTCGATGAGCTTTTGAATACTTGGCAGGGCGGCAGCTGGAAGCACGACAATGTACTCAGTGCTTCGATCGCTCGTTTTGAGTTTTCTAATACCTTGTTTGTATTTATAAAACCACAGACATTTATGAATCGTTCTGGTGAGACGCTCCGCGCACTGACCAAACAGGTTGATCCCGGGGACCTCATAGAGAACATGCTCGTTATTCACGATGATATTGATCTGCCTGAAGGAAGGATCAAGATAACGCAACGCAGTGGTGCCGGTGGGCATCGCGGTATTGAGTCTATCGCTCAGGTACTTGGAAGCAATGAGTTTAAACGACTGAAAATAGGTATTGCTCCGCTCGATGAGAATGGGGAGATGCGTAAACCTAAAGGTGAGCGCGCTGTCTCTGACTATGTTCTCGGACAGCGTCCGCGGTTTTCAAAGCGGGTGAGTGAAGAGATCGCACCGCTCACCGCGGATGCTATCTGTGTTCTTGTTCGTGACGGGGTTGAGAAAGCAATGTCATTATATAATGCGCAGTCTGAAGATCGAACCGAGAAACAAGGAGAAGAATAA
- a CDS encoding S1 RNA-binding domain-containing protein, with protein MATATDKDEVTQTAAPAAEPEKAGSGIASKTPEITHQGQTPEDLQDVNLDDRGDVMSSILEETPEPPQEGDIVEGPVIGHGKNTLYIDLPPFGTGIIFGKEYINARDLIKRVAIGDTVTGKVVEREGYQGYTEISLKEARQALIWSEAEELVANKTVLELPVTEANKGGLIISWQGIQGFLPASQLKTEHYPRVEDGDKDRILDELRKLVGEKLSVSIISAVPSESKLIFSEKTPDAENKEKIIDRYKLGDEVAGEVTGIVDFGIFVKIEDGLEGLVHISEIDWSLVEDPKELYNVGDEVRVKIVDIKDGKISLSIKALKANPWKEAEKRYQRGEIVRGVIIKYNKHGALASIEEGIAGLIHVSEFGNTDALRETLELGKTYPLKITLFDPNSQRMALTLVDEEGNPVNKQVSRPTQQPSTNTTE; from the coding sequence ATGGCAACAGCAACAGATAAAGACGAAGTGACGCAAACAGCTGCTCCGGCAGCAGAGCCAGAAAAGGCTGGTAGCGGAATCGCAAGCAAAACACCGGAGATCACCCATCAGGGACAGACGCCGGAAGATCTGCAGGACGTCAACTTGGATGATCGCGGTGATGTGATGTCCAGCATTCTCGAGGAAACACCGGAACCGCCTCAAGAAGGTGACATTGTAGAAGGACCGGTCATCGGACACGGTAAAAACACTCTTTATATCGATCTGCCTCCGTTCGGCACCGGTATCATTTTTGGAAAGGAATACATAAACGCTCGCGACCTTATAAAGCGTGTCGCGATCGGTGATACCGTTACTGGAAAGGTTGTAGAGCGCGAGGGTTACCAAGGCTACACTGAGATCAGCTTGAAAGAAGCTCGCCAGGCACTGATCTGGAGCGAGGCTGAGGAGTTAGTAGCGAACAAAACAGTTCTCGAACTACCGGTAACTGAGGCAAACAAAGGAGGCTTGATCATCAGCTGGCAAGGCATCCAGGGCTTCTTGCCTGCTTCCCAGCTCAAAACCGAGCACTACCCACGTGTTGAGGACGGCGACAAAGACCGCATCCTTGACGAGTTGCGCAAACTGGTTGGCGAAAAACTTTCGGTCTCGATCATCTCGGCAGTGCCAAGCGAATCGAAACTCATCTTCTCAGAGAAAACTCCTGACGCCGAGAACAAAGAGAAGATCATCGACCGCTACAAACTCGGCGATGAAGTTGCCGGCGAAGTTACCGGTATCGTTGACTTCGGTATCTTCGTTAAGATCGAAGACGGACTTGAAGGACTTGTCCACATCTCTGAGATCGATTGGTCATTGGTGGAAGACCCTAAGGAACTCTATAATGTCGGTGACGAAGTGCGTGTAAAGATCGTCGACATCAAAGACGGTAAGATCTCACTTTCGATCAAGGCTTTGAAAGCAAATCCATGGAAAGAAGCTGAGAAGCGCTACCAACGCGGTGAGATCGTACGAGGTGTGATCATCAAGTACAACAAGCACGGCGCCCTCGCTTCGATCGAAGAAGGTATCGCCGGCTTGATCCATGTTTCTGAGTTCGGCAACACCGATGCACTTCGTGAAACTCTCGAGCTCGGAAAAACGTATCCACTTAAGATCACCTTGTTCGATCCGAACAGCCAGCGCATGGCATTGACTCTTGTTGACGAGGAAGGCAATCCGGTTAACAAGCAAGTAAGCCGACCGACCCAACAACCTTCAACAAATACGACAGAATAG
- a CDS encoding MBL fold metallo-hydrolase has product MIITYHSAACFKVQFGDTTLAFNPISKKSSSYKPVRFSADVALVSIQHPDFNGVDQVKHGDKEPFIVRGPGEYEVNGVAIRGYLSSSEYDGKRHHNTIYVVELDGMRLCYLGALGEKEISHEAREALEDIDILFAPIGGNGVLDATSAYKLSVALEPRIIIPMLHDGSGSSDDSIATFLEEGGREKVTSVDKLTVKQKDVATKEGEIVVLAAQ; this is encoded by the coding sequence ATGATCATCACCTACCACTCAGCAGCATGCTTCAAAGTGCAATTTGGCGACACTACGCTCGCCTTCAATCCTATATCTAAAAAAAGTTCGTCTTATAAACCGGTTCGATTTAGCGCCGATGTTGCGCTGGTGAGTATCCAGCACCCTGATTTCAATGGGGTTGACCAGGTCAAGCATGGAGATAAAGAGCCTTTCATCGTTCGCGGTCCGGGTGAATACGAAGTAAACGGCGTGGCTATACGTGGATACCTTTCGAGTTCTGAATATGACGGCAAGAGACACCACAACACTATTTATGTGGTCGAACTAGATGGAATGAGACTTTGTTATCTTGGTGCGTTGGGCGAGAAAGAGATCTCGCACGAAGCTCGTGAAGCGCTTGAAGATATCGATATTTTGTTCGCACCGATCGGTGGCAACGGCGTTCTGGATGCGACCAGCGCATATAAGCTATCGGTTGCTCTAGAGCCACGGATCATCATTCCGATGCTTCACGATGGAAGCGGTTCAAGCGATGACAGTATTGCCACCTTCCTTGAGGAAGGTGGCCGGGAAAAGGTGACTTCAGTCGACAAACTAACGGTGAAACAAAAAGATGTTGCCACTAAAGAAGGGGAGATCGTGGTTCTGGCAGCACAATAG
- the gyrA gene encoding DNA gyrase subunit A: MAEKNNSNNKNEENKEEGKTSTPEELALAKQVVSASITDEMKESYLDYAMSVITSRALPDVKDGLKPVQRRILYAMHTMNLNAGGKFRKSAAIVGEVLGNYHPHGDSSVYAAMVNLAQSWSLRYPLVWGQGNFGSIDDDPPAAQRYTEAKMTKISGDMLNDIEKSTVDWRSNYDGTKKEPIVLPAGVPNLLLNGTLGIAVGMATNIPPHNLNEVIDATMHLIDTPKATNEDILGFIKGPDFPTGGIAFNEADIHHASATGKGGVVVRGEAEIVEGAKGTHQIIITSVPYRTNKADLIIKIADLVRNKKIEGIKDIRDESTDEIRVVIDLKGGGHPQNVLNNIYKYTQLEDTFHYNIVTLVDGIPQTLSLKGVLEQFVLHRVDVITRRTKHDLAKAEAREHILIGLKKALDHIDAIIKLIKKSKDTQTAHANLMKEFKFSDRQATAILEMRLQKLAGLERQKIEEELKAVQQLIAELKEILSSEKKIRKVIKDELTEMQKLYGDDRRTKIVKTGVKSMSVEDLIPDEESTLVLTASGYIKRMSPDEFKKQKRGGVGVVDIATKDDDFVHTFLTANTHNDLLFFTDAGKVYQTKMYDVPEGKRATRGKSIMNFLPIEGDERITTVLPMPKEIKKSDDLSVLMMTKQGVTKRVKAENFYDVRRSGLITMKLGDNDQLICADFVSAGDDVITVSAHGQAIRSSAKEIREMGRSAAGVRGMKLGKDDYVIGAQVIRSDAVNPGLLVLTAAGFGKITDIDEYKKQKRGGSGIKTSKVTKKTGDIIAARVVTDEEELVVMSKKSQVIRTSLTEIPRLGRVSQGVRIMKLRENDAIASFICL, translated from the coding sequence ATGGCAGAAAAAAATAATTCCAATAATAAAAACGAGGAGAACAAAGAAGAAGGCAAGACCTCTACGCCGGAAGAATTGGCGCTGGCGAAACAGGTGGTTAGCGCGAGTATCACTGACGAGATGAAGGAGTCGTATCTCGATTATGCGATGTCAGTTATTACGTCGCGCGCCCTGCCTGATGTAAAAGACGGCTTAAAGCCTGTGCAGCGCCGTATTCTCTATGCAATGCACACAATGAACCTTAACGCCGGGGGGAAGTTTCGTAAGTCGGCCGCTATTGTCGGTGAAGTTCTCGGTAACTATCATCCACACGGTGACTCTTCTGTGTATGCAGCGATGGTTAACCTGGCTCAATCATGGTCGCTACGCTACCCGCTTGTATGGGGTCAAGGAAACTTTGGTTCGATCGACGATGATCCGCCTGCCGCTCAGCGTTATACGGAGGCAAAAATGACCAAGATATCAGGTGACATGCTCAACGATATTGAAAAGAGCACGGTTGACTGGCGGTCTAACTATGACGGTACAAAAAAAGAGCCGATCGTTTTGCCGGCAGGAGTACCGAACCTGCTTTTGAATGGAACATTGGGTATCGCTGTGGGTATGGCGACTAATATTCCGCCACATAATCTCAATGAGGTGATCGATGCGACAATGCATCTGATCGATACCCCGAAGGCTACCAACGAAGACATTCTTGGTTTTATAAAAGGACCTGACTTTCCGACCGGCGGGATCGCTTTTAACGAAGCTGATATTCATCATGCGAGCGCTACTGGAAAAGGGGGAGTGGTTGTGCGTGGAGAAGCGGAGATCGTGGAGGGAGCAAAGGGAACACATCAGATCATTATTACTTCGGTTCCGTATCGTACGAATAAAGCCGATCTGATAATTAAGATCGCTGATCTGGTGCGAAATAAAAAGATCGAGGGTATTAAAGATATCCGCGATGAATCAACTGACGAGATCCGCGTCGTGATCGATCTGAAAGGGGGAGGGCACCCGCAAAATGTGCTTAATAACATTTACAAATACACGCAACTTGAAGATACATTTCATTACAACATCGTAACGCTTGTTGACGGTATTCCGCAGACCCTTTCACTCAAAGGAGTGCTTGAGCAGTTTGTCCTGCACCGAGTTGATGTGATCACCCGGCGCACAAAGCATGATCTGGCGAAAGCAGAGGCTCGTGAGCATATACTGATCGGGCTGAAGAAGGCGCTTGATCACATCGATGCGATCATCAAACTCATAAAGAAATCAAAAGATACGCAGACCGCGCACGCGAATTTGATGAAGGAGTTTAAGTTCTCTGACCGACAGGCGACCGCTATTCTTGAGATGCGCTTGCAAAAACTGGCCGGTCTGGAGCGTCAAAAGATCGAAGAGGAATTGAAAGCAGTACAGCAACTGATCGCTGAACTTAAGGAAATTCTTTCCAGTGAGAAGAAGATCCGGAAGGTTATTAAGGACGAATTGACAGAAATGCAAAAATTGTACGGCGACGATAGGCGAACAAAGATCGTGAAAACGGGAGTTAAGTCAATGTCGGTTGAGGATCTTATTCCGGATGAAGAATCTACGTTGGTGCTGACAGCAAGTGGATACATCAAGCGCATGAGCCCTGACGAGTTTAAAAAGCAGAAGCGAGGTGGTGTTGGCGTGGTAGATATCGCAACCAAAGATGACGACTTTGTTCATACATTCCTGACCGCAAATACGCACAACGATCTGCTCTTCTTTACTGATGCTGGTAAGGTGTACCAGACAAAAATGTATGATGTGCCGGAAGGTAAGCGGGCGACTCGCGGTAAATCGATCATGAACTTCTTGCCAATAGAAGGTGATGAGCGTATTACAACTGTGTTGCCGATGCCCAAGGAGATCAAGAAAAGCGACGACCTTTCAGTTCTCATGATGACAAAACAAGGTGTGACCAAGCGGGTGAAGGCAGAGAATTTTTATGACGTGCGCCGAAGTGGGTTGATCACAATGAAGCTCGGCGACAATGATCAGCTCATCTGTGCTGATTTTGTGAGTGCCGGAGATGATGTGATAACGGTGAGTGCTCATGGTCAAGCAATTCGATCAAGCGCCAAAGAGATCCGTGAGATGGGACGAAGTGCTGCCGGTGTGCGTGGTATGAAACTCGGGAAGGATGACTATGTTATCGGTGCGCAGGTCATAAGAAGCGATGCGGTCAACCCCGGCCTGCTTGTATTGACCGCGGCAGGGTTTGGTAAAATTACCGATATTGATGAGTACAAAAAGCAAAAACGTGGCGGGAGCGGGATCAAAACATCAAAGGTGACAAAGAAAACCGGTGATATTATTGCCGCGCGTGTAGTAACCGACGAAGAAGAGCTTGTGGTAATGTCTAAGAAGAGCCAGGTGATTCGGACCAGTTTGACCGAAATTCCTCGTCTTGGTCGGGTTTCTCAAGGGGTGCGCATCATGAAGCTTCGTGAAAACGACGCAATCGCTTCGTTCATCTGTCTTTAA
- a CDS encoding methyltransferase domain-containing protein, producing the protein MTDPAHNCEQLGLQPGQHVADLGSGAGYYTIELAKRVGTEGKVFAIDVRKDLLEKVKSAARDEGFENVEVAWGNIEVENGTRLRSDSIDVVIIANTLFQIEDQAGLARETVRILKPKGTLLVVDWTGSHGGIGPVEEQVVPEEKARELFELAGLEFANSISTGEHHYGFIMENRT; encoded by the coding sequence ATGACTGACCCTGCACATAACTGCGAACAACTTGGTTTACAGCCCGGACAACATGTAGCTGATCTTGGGTCAGGTGCCGGGTACTATACGATAGAGCTTGCTAAACGTGTTGGCACAGAAGGAAAGGTGTTTGCGATCGATGTGCGCAAGGATCTATTGGAAAAAGTAAAAAGTGCAGCACGAGATGAAGGGTTTGAAAATGTTGAAGTGGCTTGGGGAAATATAGAGGTGGAGAATGGAACCCGACTGCGTAGTGATTCGATCGACGTTGTGATCATAGCGAACACACTTTTTCAGATAGAAGATCAGGCTGGCTTGGCACGGGAGACGGTGCGCATTCTCAAGCCGAAGGGTACGTTGCTCGTGGTTGATTGGACAGGTTCGCACGGTGGAATTGGGCCGGTTGAAGAGCAGGTTGTGCCGGAAGAGAAAGCGCGAGAGTTATTTGAACTTGCCGGTCTTGAATTTGCAAATTCTATATCGACCGGTGAACATCATTACGGATTTATAATGGAAAATCGAACATGA